A part of Aegilops tauschii subsp. strangulata cultivar AL8/78 chromosome 2, Aet v6.0, whole genome shotgun sequence genomic DNA contains:
- the LOC141041254 gene encoding uncharacterized protein, translating into MAARVDPTIEVKVFVDKERSRVIFAESGKEFVDVLFGFLTLPLGTVVRLLGKQSQVGRLDELYKSVKGLSADFFRTGACKAMLLKPINAAAQQCCQLSVRVDGTKRDGERPGSSAAAAAGSDAGVFVKGDVKFIVTDDFHVAPASTSLMLSLFDKFDVQDPSSLEQRTLHLSFFAK; encoded by the coding sequence ATGGCGGCGAGAGTAGATCCGACGATCGAGGTGAAGGTTTTCGTGGACAAGGAGAGGAGCAGGGTGATCTTCGCGGAGTCCGGCAAGGAGTTCGTCGATGTGCTCTTCGGCTTCCTCACGCTGCCTCTCGGCACCGTCGTTCGCCTCCTCGGCAAGCAGTCGCAGGTCGGACGCCTCGACGAGCTGTACAAGAGCGTGAAGGGACTCTCCGCCGATTTCTTCAGAACTGGAGCCTGCAAGGCGATGCTGCTCAAGCCCATCAACGCTGCCGCGCAGCAATGCTGTCAACTCAGTGTCAGAGTCGACGGCACCAAGCGCGACGGGGAGAGGCCGGGGAGCTCTGCTGCAGCTGCTGCTGGTTCCGATGCCGGGGTTTTTGTCAAGGGAGACGTGAAGTTCATCGTCACCGATGATTTCCATGTGGCACCGGCATCGACGTCTCTCATGCTGTCCCTTTTCGACAAGTTCGATGTGCAGGATCCCTCCAGTCTTGAGCAGAGGACTCTCCACCTTTCTTTTTTTGCAAAGTAA